The following proteins are encoded in a genomic region of Hippoglossus hippoglossus isolate fHipHip1 chromosome 3, fHipHip1.pri, whole genome shotgun sequence:
- the ddias gene encoding uncharacterized protein ddias produces the protein MSVRRALVGCVVLSVHDARVFYPCCKGCFSRIDVDQREPTRCRCSRCGYSCLREQVDYRYRLSLRVTRDSCIFGVTVFGTCLNPFFGIHASGLQRLVENVDGQVEASTRASLLAKAVLDCFLGRHFIFDIKVTGTESGLRFGGPTLSKDGDRVQFIASQMILPKAAGGGGCTVVSYYRALLQRAAEYELGSKTSRPLETTMLLIRHLSPSSSFNNSSTSASGLLSLSLQRSQHQDSTLSPTPPWQQSLGLVTSSAEQEEGCGTQDSRGNENSCQKTTHHVQRGCLDKRKVTEERAPSPLFSLEHRSDNTQSFANCPNKSFENAVETTPLMNSWFSSSQPGQTRDLPLSCKTKGFSTGQLTKTFSSSSVVWEDLPFSESLTEFLCKEHKDFDIVSEIESHLNVQNQSETVRNNQKIRSQDKNLSIDSTSVCQSDTHITESYSWMLQDITNTTNNVGDKDDLSDLVCKENTGYVNKSQAKSIGFHQCNQEGENTGALSFENQEEQLEGETYDCSLDLFGCSPMRNIKSPDTRAESVRMTTEPWPLLIKQHLRSESNVTHSTPDKQKLRSIKCTNRESFIPPGTKDLHFNPSAQSTPIVKVDVVSSSPPSSSFSSTLGEFSSRPYIQDMGVFYSELPECDIKKTEKITSSLCKQNTVSANQLSQCGRESTKEKLSRSTTTIRHDHEFTPKRSFWKPNKPKKLLQAQQHLRVQRGSPSLETPERINHKRDSSVCDVTEDSEVFVPPTPAAKGRLSVKLRRRERHADNISNNLVSTWKAQQVDGVDYKRNLLEHRLSSLTSQRELAPTENCGGEAGDERSRDSSNGFLQDDDNQACDWSRDLFSDST, from the exons ATGTCGGTGAGACGGGCTCTGGTgggctgtgttgtgttgtccgTACATGACGCCCGTGTGTTTTACCCCTGCTGCAAAGGCTGCTTCTCCAGGATCGATGTCGATCAGCGGGAACCGACGAG ATGCAGATGTTCCAGATGTGGTTACAGCTGTCTCAGGGAACAGGTTGATTACAGATATCGTCTTTCTCTGAGGGTGACCCGGGACAGCTGCATATTTGGAGTAACAGTATTTGGAACCTGCTTGAACCCATTCTTTGGTATCCATGCGAGTGGATTACAGAG GTTGGTGGAGAATGTAGATGGACAAGTTGAAGCATCAACCAGAGCCTCACTGCTGGCGAAAGCTGTCTTGGACTGTTTCCTTGGCAGACATTTCATCTTTGATATTAAG GTCACCGGAACAGAGAGTGGGCTTCGGTTTGGGGGGCCCACACTCAGTAAGGATGGAGACAGAGTCCAGTTTATTGCCAGTCAGATGATTCTCCCCAAAGCTGCAGGAGGTGGTGGCTGCACAGTGGTCAGCTACTATCGAGCCCTTCTTCAGAGAGCTGCAGAATATGAGCTGGGGTCCAAAACCTCCAGACCCCTTGAAACAACCATGCTGCTGATTCGTCATCTTTCTCCATCCAGCAGTTTTAATAACTCCTCGACTTCTGCGTCAGgtcttctttccctctccctgcaAAG GTCACAGCACCAAGACAGCACCCTTTCTCCGACTCCTCCATGGCAACAATCACTGGGACTAGTTACttcatcagcagagcaggaggaaggcTGCGGTACCCAGGACTctagaggaaatgaaaacagctgCCAGAAAACCACCCATCATGTACAGAGAGGCTGTCTGGATAAGCGCAAAGTCACAGAGGAGAGAGCTCCCTCACCTCTTTTTTCTTTAGAGCACAGATCTGATAATACTCAATCATTTGCCAATTGCCCAAACAAGTCTTTTGAGAATGCTGTTGAAACCACCCCCCTTATGAACTCTTGGTTCAGTTCCTCCCAGCCGGGCCAAACAAGGGATTTACCACTCAGCTGTAAAACGAAGGGTTTTTCTACGGGACAACTCACCAAAACCTTTTCGTCAAGCTCTGTGGTGTGGGAGGATTTGCCTTTTTCTGAGAGTCTCACAGAGTTTTTGTGCAAGGAACACAAAGATTTTGACATTGTTAGTGAAATTGAGTCACATCTAAATGTGCAAAATCAGAGCGAAACGGTAAGAAACAACCAGAAAATAAGATCTCAAGACAAGAACTTGTCAATTGACTCAACTTCTGTTTGTCAAAGTGACACACATATAACAGAGAGCTACTCATGGATGTTACAGGATATCACTAATACGACAAACAACGTTGGTGACAAAGATGATTTGTCTGACCTCGTGTGCAAGGAAAATACTGGTTATGTAAACAAGAGTCAAGCCAAGAGCATTGGTTTCCATCAGTGTAATCAGGAAGGTGAGAACACTGGCGCGCTGTCTTTTGAAAACCAAGAAGAGCAGCTCGAAGGAGAAACCTACGATTGTTCACTAGACCTATTCGGTTGCTCTCCAATGAGGAACATAAAGTCGCCCGACACACGTGCAGAAAGTGTCAGGATGACCACAGAACCTTGGCCTCTGCTTATCAAGCAGCACCTGAGGAGTGAAAGTAATGTCACACATTCAACACCGgacaaacagaaactgagaagTATTAAATGCACAAACAGAGAAAGTTTCATTCCACCAGGCACAAAAGATCTCCACTTCAACCCTTCCGCTCAGTCCACCCCAATTGTAAAAGTAGATGTTGTGTCatcttcacctccctcctcatccttctcctCGACATTAGGTGAATTCAGTTCACGACCATACATTCAAGATATGGGTGTGTTTTATAGTGAGCTGCCCGAgtgtgacattaaaaaaactgagaaaatcaCCTCTTCTCTttgtaaacaaaacactgtcagTGCTAATCAGCTGTCTCAGTGCGGCAGAGAGTCCACAAAAGAAAAGCTGTCGCGGAGCACGACTACCATCAGACACGACCACGAATTTACACCAAAAAGGAGCTTCTGGAAACCAAACAAGCCTAAAAAACTGCTGCAGGCTCAGCAGCACCTTAGGGTCCAGAGAGGGAGTCCCAGCCTGGAGACACCAGAAAGGATTAACCACAAACGTGACTCTAGTGTTTGTGATGTGACTGAGGACAGTGAAGTGTTTGTTCCTCCTACTCCTGCTGCTAAAGGACGACTGAGTGTGAAGctcagaagaagagaaagacacGCTGATAACATCAGCAATAATTTGGTTTCTACTTGGAAAGCACAGCAGGTAGATGGAGTCGATTATAAACGAAATCTGTTGGAACATCGTCTGTCATCGCTCACATCTCAGAGAGAACTTGCACCAACGGAAAACTGTGGTGGTGAGGCGGGTGATGAACGGAGTCGGGACAGCTCTAATGGTTTCCTCCAAGATGATGACAACCAGGCATGTGATTGGTCTAGAGATCTGTTCTCTGACTCAACCTGA
- the si:zfos-1056e6.1 gene encoding uncharacterized protein si:zfos-1056e6.1, producing the protein MSHAGFDRSRTLKAWFALRRLDKNDDRVVALREVSIPPAADVTMIIQIITTTFGLNCSDVIFKIRNHRGCLIPLNSSMPANSKHMPYVLEVAKIFQHVRPKPRTIPMTVINKSMKTRLQTIDRRIQRLEDLLPQIKLRCNEKLGQEIECLSQKLRFLQRRMQVADSHSWKGVLTRAPLW; encoded by the exons ATGTCTCACGCCGGGTTTGATAGATCACGCACTTTAAAGGCCTGGTTCGCTCTGAGGCGTCTTGACAAAAACG ATGACAGAGTGGTGGCTCTCCGAGAGGTGTCCATCCCTCCAGCAGCTGATGTCACCATGATCATACAG ATCATCACCACTACCTTTGGACTGAACTGTAGCGATGTAATATTCAAG ATAAGGAACCATCGTGGCTGTCTGATCCCTCTGAACAGCTCCATGCCCGCTAACAGCAAGCACAT GCCGTATGTGCTAGAGGTAGCCAAGATCTTTCAGCATG TGCGTCCCAAGCCCAGAACCATTCCCATGACTGTGATCAACAAGAGCATGAAGACCAGGCTACAGACTATTGACAGGAGG ATTCAAAGACTGGAGGACCTTCTGCCTCAGATCAAACTCAGGTGCAATGAAAAGCTTGGCCAG GAGATTGAATGTCTCAGCCAGAAGCTGAGGTTTCTTCAAAGGAGAATGCAG GTTGCGGACTCTCACAGCTGGAAGGGGGTGCTGACCAGGGCCCCTCTGTGGTGA
- the LOC117758025 gene encoding uncharacterized protein LOC117758025, whose amino-acid sequence MFGLLIFEGNTWNKLRFSADLHRRERMFFIFLLIIANVTTVISLPGVDTETHLDCTNDYHEHMFCEFKAQNCSEYNVSLSTKNCIPKQCGSQCCCSFETILVSGETHTVEVRRGNQRVQSKIFDVTQSIKPKVPTIISVDEVNGNFQVKWKNNMQGFFESSLTAEVMYRKKGDTENVTKSFKPQTMDNLNIYEISGEDLKPSTTYVVTVRTYTNRSGKFSDSSNEVEFSTPASHYALLLGLILGLSIAAVLIATAAFYCFVKVRRTWDNCPNPKLPILRPYAEELLKPQAPITSSVSVEPLIPDDSKSWSKGSLTDSCSGNLQQSSGIGSGSSCLSYANTEEHDIMASRLDALSKALPGISPVSPLTSNLLNKSNQAGGLFSAPCTPCGVKAVEVNSGSSDFDNKSYSILIPNLPHQDGSEVQTQAEMVCDSAYHPVEGNMETCPDQGAPACPLLNFSLSGSPLMATEMSYQQCNADSGRLSYEEDSSLFSISSDTDTTASCDPAPRVEAGYESVDEGASRTTEPNQERKVATISDDNTSYVPAGSQSCPQVDDAYQPFQTLVGQPVRE is encoded by the exons ATGTTTGGATTGTTGATTTTCGAGGGAAACACATGGAATAAATTACGTTTCAGCGCGGATCTACACAG GCGAGAaaggatgttttttattttcctgctgatCATAGCGAACGTAACCACTGTCATATCTCTCCCAG GTGTTGATACGGAAACACATCTGGACTGCACCAACGACTATCACGAACATATGTTTTGTGAGTTTAAAGCGCAGAACTGCTCTGAATATAATGTGTCTCTCTCCACCAA AAATTGCATTCCCAAGCAGTGTGGTTCCCAGTGTTGTTGCTCCTTCGAAACGATACTTGTTTCCGGAGAGACTCACACAGTAGAGGTTCGGAGAGGAAACCAAAGAGTGCAGTCAAAAATCTTCGATGTCACACAAAGCA TTAAGCCCAAAGTCCCAACAATCATCTCAGTAGACGAAGTCAACGGGAATTTTCAAGtcaagtggaaaaacaacatgcaGGGATTTTTCGAAAGCAGCTTGACTGCTGAAGTGATGTACCGTAAAAAGGGAGATACAGAAAAT GTCACTAAGTCGTTCAAACCACAAACCATGGACAACCTGAATATCTATGAAATATCCGGTGAAGATTTAAAGCCAAGCACGACATATGTTGTCACTGTGAGGACCTACACTAATCGCAGCGGCAAGTTTAGTGACAGCAGCAACGAGGTGGAATTCTCAACCC CTGCCTCCCATTATGCCCTGCTCTTGGGTCTCATCCTCGGCCTCAGTATTGCTGCAGTCCTCATCGCCACTGCTGCATTTTACTGTTTTGTAAA GGTGAGGAGGACATGGGACAATTGTCCAAATCCCAAACTTCCTATTTTACGTCCATATGCTGAAGAG CTCTTGAAGCCCCAGGCGCCCATCACCTCCTCTGTGAGTGTTGAGCCTCTTATTCCAGATGACAGCAAATCCTG GTCAAAGGGATCACTGACAGACTCTTGCAGCGGGAACTTACAGCAAAGCAGTGGAATCGGCAGCGGCTCCTCTTGTCTCAGTTATGCTAACACAGAAGAGCATGACATTATGGCCAGTCGTCTCGATGCCCTCAGTAAAGCGTTACCCGGTATCAGCCCAGTATCACCTCTTACCTCCAATCTGCTCAATAAATCCAACCAAGCCGGTGGTTTATTCTCCGCTCCCTGCACTCCCTGTGGAGTGAAAGCTGTGGAGGTGAATTCTGGATCATCAGACTTCGACAATAAAAGCTATTCAATTCTCATTCCCAACCTGCCGCATCAGGACGGCTCTGAAGTCCAGACACAGGCTGAGATGGTTTGTGACTCTGCGTACCATCCTGTTGAGGGTAACATGGAGACCTGCCCTGATCAAGGGGCACCAGCTTGTCCGCTTCTTAATTTCTCTTTGTCAGGTTCACCTCTAATGGCTACAGAAATGTCGTATCAGCAGTGCAATGCAGATTCAGGGCGATTATCATATGAAGAGGACTCCAGTTTGTTCTCAATCTCTAGTGACACCGACACAACCGCCTCTTGTGATCCTGCGCCCAGAGTTGAGGCTGGGTATGAGAGCGTTGACGAGGGGGCTAGTAGGACGACTGAGCCAAATCAAGAAAGGAAGGTGGCCACTATAAGTGATGACAATACCAGCTACGTGCCTGCTGGCTCACAAAGCTGTCCTCAAGTGGATGATGCCTACCAGCCATTTCAAACTCTAGTGGGGCAGCCTGTGAGAGAGTAA
- the LOC117759480 gene encoding interferon regulatory factor 1-like isoform X2 translates to MQQPGRLRLRPWLEEQIHSGRYPGVSWLDQSAQIFQVPWTHAARHGWSIDRDATLFRSWAMHTGRYHPGEDKPDPKTWKANFRCALNSLPDICELREHSRKRGSNAYRVYRMLPSTQAHRRRRGLRSSRHRERQASSGDGTNTVHSWQPTTIRLNSDLTQRVETPAEDISSSSQAQGTWEAEPEEQEQTEAVFKFILLCLL, encoded by the exons ATGCAGCAACCAGGCCGGCTGAGGCTGAGGCCGTGGCTGGAGGAGCAGATTCATTCTGGGAGGTATCCAGGGGTCAGCTGGCTGGACCAG TCAGCACAAATCTTCCAAGTCCCATGGACACATGCTGCTCGCCATGGCTGGAGTATTGACCGAGATGCTACTCTCTTCAGGAGTTGGGCCATGCACACTG GACGCTACCATCCAGGCGAAGACAAACCAGATCCCAAGACATGGAAGGCAAATTTTCGCTGTGCGTTGAACTCTCTGCCTGACATCTGTGAGCTGCGGGAGCACAGCAGGAAGAGAGGCAGCAATGCCTACAGAGTCTACAGGATGCTGCCCAGCACACAGGCACACCGACGCAGGAGAG GGCTGCGGTCCAGCAGGCACAGAGAGAGGCAGGCCAGTTCAGGTGATGGTACAAACACCGTGCACAGTTGGCAACCCACAACAATAAGACTCAACTCAGACCTAACACAGAGGGTTGAGACCCCTGCAGAGGACATATCCAGCAGCTCTCAAGCTCAAG GGACGTGGGAGGCCGAAccagaggagcaggaacagACTGAGGCTGTGTTTAAG TTCATCCTGTTGTGTCTGCTATAG